A genomic segment from Oncorhynchus kisutch isolate 150728-3 unplaced genomic scaffold, Okis_V2 scaffold3051, whole genome shotgun sequence encodes:
- the LOC109884572 gene encoding T-complex protein 1 subunit beta yields MHLCSGVSLRSCVTPICSFPVRARRPLSNSEIMASLSMAPVNIFRQGADEEKAETARLSSFIGAIAIGDLVKSTLGPKGMDKILIGGGREGSVTVTNDGATILKAIGVDNPAAKVLVDMSKTQDDEVGDGTTSVTVLAAELLREAELLIAKKIHPQIIISGWRKATQAARQALKEAAVDHGNDQVKFQEDLLNISRTTLSSKLLTHHKDHFAKLAVEAVLRLKSSGNLEAIHVIKKLGGSLIDSYLDEGFLLDKKIGVNQPKRLENVNILISNTGMDTDKIKIFGSRVRVDSTAKVAEIEMAEKEKMKEKVERILKHGINCFINRQLIYNYPEQLFAAAGVMAIEHADFSGVERLALVTGGEITSTFDHPELVKLGHCKLIEEVMIGEDTLIHFSGVAMGEACTVVLRGATQQILDEAERSLHDALCVLAQTVKETRTVYGGGCSEMLMAKVVTDLALRTPGKEAVAMESFAKALRMLPTIIADNAGYDSADLVAQLRAAHQEGKTTMGLNMNQGTIGDMSEMGVTESFQVKRQVLLSAAEAAEMILRVDNIIKAAPRKRVPDHHPC; encoded by the exons ATGCACCTTTGCTCTGGCGTGTCCTTGCGTAGCTGCGTCACTCCTATTTGTTCCTTCCCGGTGCGTGCAAGGCGTCCGCTATCAAACTCAGAAATCATG GCGTCCCTATCCATGGCCCCAGTGAACATCTTCAGGCAAGGAGCCGACGAGGAGAAAGCTGAGACCGCCCGTCTG TCGTCCTTCATCGGTGCCATCGCCATTGGAGATCTGGTGAAGAGTACCTTGGGACCAAAAGGAATG GACAAGATCCTTATCGGAGGTGGCAGGGAGGGAAGTGTTACAGTCACCAATGATGGGGCCACCATCCTCAAAGCCATTGGAGTGGACAACCCCGCTGCCAAAGTGTTGGTTG ACATGTCCAAGACCCAGGATGATGAGGTTGGAGACGGCACCACCTCTGTCACGGTATTGGCTGCTGAACTGCTCAGG GAAGCTGAGCTCCTCATCGCCAAGAAGATCCACCCTCAGATCATAATCTCTGGCTGGAGGAAGGCCACCCAGGCAGCCCGCCAGGCTCTGAAGGAGGCTGCTGTGGATCATGG TAACGACCAGGTGAAGTTCCAGGAGGACCTCCTGAACATCTCCCGCACCACCCTGTCGTCCAAGCTGCTGACCCACCACAAGGACCACTTTGCCAAGCTGGCCGTGGAGGCCGTGCTCCGGCTGAAGAGCTCCGGTAACCTGGAGGCCATCCACGTCATCAAGAAGCTCGGCGGCAGCCTCATCGACTCCTACCTGGACGAAG GCTTTCTGCTGGACAAGAAGATTGGTGTGAACCAGCCCAAGAGGCTCGAGAACGTCAACATCCTCATCTCCAACACTGGCATGGACACCGATAAGATCAAG ATCTTCGGCTCCAGAGTGCGTGTGGACTCCACGGCCAAGGTGGCGGAGATAGAGATGGCTGAGAAAGAGAAGATGAAGGAGAAGGTGGAACGGATCCTCAAGCACGGGATCAACTGCTTcatcaacag ACAGCTGATCTACAACTACCCAGAGCAGCTGTTTGCTGCGGCAGGTGTCATGGCCATAGAACACGCAGACTTCTCCGGAGTGGAGCGCCTGGCTCTCGTCACGGGGGGAGAGATCACGTCCACCTTCGACCACCCCGAGCTGGTGAAGTTGGGCCACTGCAAGCTGATTGAGGAGGTGATGATCGGCGAGGACACTCTGATCCACTTCTCGGGAGTGGCCATGG GTGAGGCGTGTACCGTGGTGCTTCGTGGAGCCACACAGCAGATCCTGGACGAGGCCGAGAGGTCTCTCCATGATGCCCTGTGTGTCCTGGCTCAGACCGTCAAGGAGACACGTACCGTCTACGGAGGAG GCTGCTCTGAGATGCTGATGGCCAAGGTGgtgacagacctggctctcaggaCACCGGGTAAAGAGGCTGTGGCCATGGAGTCCTTCGCCAAAGCTCTTCGGATGCTGCCCACCATCATCGCAGACAACGCCGGCTACGACAGTGCCGATCTGGTGGCCCAGCTGAGAGCTGCTCACCAGGAGGGGAAAACCACCATGGGTCTGA ATATGAACCAGGGTACCATCGGTGACATGTCAGAGATGGGGGTGACGGAGAGCTTCCAGGTCAAGAGGCAGGTTCTGCTGTCTGCTGCCGAGGCTGCAGAGATGATCCTCCGCGTCGACAACATCATCAAGGCTGCGCCCAG GAAGCGAGTACCAGATCATCACCCCTGTTAA